In Pseudomonas nunensis, a single window of DNA contains:
- the ahr gene encoding NADPH-dependent aldehyde reductase Ahr — MSDHPELTKFTGWAATAAGAPLERFSYDPGPLGEEEVEVAVEYCGVCHSDQSLIDNDWGVSRYPFIPGHEVVGKIVRVGTQVRGLEVGQRVGIGWYKGSCMHCTSCIGGDHHLCGTVKPTIIGSNGGFADRLRSHWAWALAIPDNLDPAMAGPLFCAGSTVFNPLVEFNIKPTDRVGVVGIGGLGHLALRFLNAWGCEVTAFTSSLNKADEAKRLGAHNVIASTDSGALKAIAGTLDFLLVTANANLDWTAMLGTLRGKGRLHFVGIVPSAIPVSVFDLIPQQKILSGSPVGSPSNTATMLEFCARHQILPQVEMFGMSQVNEAVDHLRSGKARYRVVLDASK; from the coding sequence ATGAGCGACCATCCCGAACTCACAAAATTCACTGGCTGGGCTGCAACGGCGGCCGGCGCGCCACTTGAGCGTTTCAGCTACGACCCCGGCCCGTTGGGGGAAGAAGAAGTGGAAGTGGCCGTGGAGTATTGCGGTGTCTGCCACTCCGACCAATCGCTGATCGATAACGATTGGGGCGTCAGCCGATACCCGTTTATTCCCGGTCATGAAGTGGTCGGCAAAATCGTGCGAGTGGGCACGCAGGTACGCGGTCTCGAAGTGGGACAGCGGGTGGGAATCGGCTGGTACAAGGGCAGTTGCATGCATTGCACCTCGTGTATCGGCGGCGATCATCACCTGTGCGGCACCGTCAAACCCACCATCATCGGCAGCAACGGTGGCTTCGCCGACCGCTTGCGTTCGCACTGGGCCTGGGCCCTGGCGATACCGGACAACCTCGACCCCGCCATGGCCGGACCGCTGTTCTGTGCCGGTTCGACCGTGTTCAATCCGCTGGTGGAATTCAACATCAAGCCTACCGACCGGGTCGGTGTGGTCGGCATCGGCGGCCTCGGGCACCTGGCCTTGCGCTTCCTAAACGCCTGGGGCTGCGAAGTCACGGCGTTTACCTCGTCGCTGAACAAGGCCGACGAAGCCAAGCGCCTGGGTGCGCACAATGTAATCGCCTCGACCGACAGTGGCGCGCTGAAAGCCATTGCCGGCACCCTCGACTTCCTGCTGGTCACCGCCAACGCCAATCTCGACTGGACCGCCATGCTCGGCACCTTGCGTGGCAAGGGTCGCCTGCATTTCGTCGGTATCGTCCCCAGCGCCATTCCCGTCAGCGTGTTTGACCTGATTCCCCAGCAAAAGATTTTATCCGGCTCGCCAGTCGGTTCGCCCAGCAACACGGCGACCATGCTGGAATTCTGCGCCCGGCATCAGATCCTGCCGCAGGTGGAGATGTTTGGAATGAGCCAGGTCAACGAAGCCGTCGATCACCTGCGCAGTGGCAAGGCGCGCTATCGAGTGGTGCTGGACGCCAGTAAATAA
- a CDS encoding SDR family NAD(P)-dependent oxidoreductase, with protein sequence MKLEGKIAVVTGASKGIGAGIARAFGAAGATVIVNYASSQSDADAVVAQIREQGGQAVAIPADMSKAADVTRLFDKVRSEYGTLDVLVNNAGVAVFQMIEDLTEEAFHQQFNLNVLGYLLAVREAVKLFGASASIINISSILSTDPYLASSVYSATKGAVDTLTFALARELGPRGIRVNSILPGHTNTPATDGNFAGEFGDKLIAGTPLGRFGEPEDIAPLAVFLASGDSHWITGESIRASGGVRGVGY encoded by the coding sequence ATGAAACTCGAAGGCAAAATTGCAGTTGTCACTGGCGCATCAAAAGGCATCGGCGCCGGTATCGCCAGAGCGTTCGGCGCGGCGGGCGCCACGGTCATTGTGAACTACGCATCGAGCCAGTCCGACGCCGACGCAGTGGTTGCACAGATCCGGGAGCAGGGCGGTCAAGCCGTCGCCATTCCGGCGGACATGAGCAAAGCAGCTGACGTCACGCGATTATTCGACAAGGTCAGAAGCGAATACGGGACGCTGGATGTTCTGGTGAACAACGCAGGCGTTGCGGTGTTTCAAATGATTGAAGACCTCACCGAAGAAGCGTTCCATCAGCAATTCAACCTCAACGTGCTCGGGTATCTATTGGCAGTTCGCGAGGCGGTCAAACTGTTTGGCGCCTCGGCCAGCATCATCAACATCAGTTCGATCCTCAGCACCGATCCCTATCTGGCCTCCAGTGTCTATTCGGCGACCAAAGGCGCGGTCGATACGTTGACCTTCGCCCTGGCCCGGGAGCTTGGGCCACGCGGGATCAGGGTCAACTCGATTCTGCCCGGCCACACCAACACGCCCGCCACCGACGGTAATTTCGCCGGTGAGTTTGGCGACAAACTGATTGCGGGCACGCCGCTGGGCCGTTTTGGCGAGCCCGAAGACATTGCACCGCTGGCGGTATTCCTGGCGTCCGGGGATTCGCATTGGATCACCGGAGAATCCATCCGGGCTTCGGGTGGCGTGCGCGGGGTCGGTTACTGA
- a CDS encoding AraC family transcriptional regulator translates to MNDVMNELRSIVMRAQNKWTDTGLPRVAMVRAEACASQVYQPMLHLVLQGTKTLSIGDQVLEYRPGTCFLVPVDVPATGEIYPSGPDLPYLALCLTLDPNVIATLLADEIKTAAQPTANRFAAVAAPAEMLDAWLRMMRLMDRPNEAAVLAPMIEREILFRVLQGPLGPMLREIARPDGRLAQIRRATLWIGDHYTEPFRVEPLATMSDMSVAAFYRHFKTITGMTPIQYQKRLRLLRARWLLLFEPRDAASIAFTVGYESASQFSREYARLFGMPPARDAARFKVPVAS, encoded by the coding sequence ATGAACGACGTGATGAATGAACTGCGCAGCATCGTGATGCGCGCGCAAAACAAGTGGACCGACACCGGACTGCCACGGGTGGCAATGGTGCGGGCCGAGGCGTGTGCGAGTCAGGTCTATCAGCCGATGCTGCATCTGGTGTTGCAAGGCACCAAGACCTTGTCGATTGGCGATCAGGTGTTGGAATACCGGCCGGGCACCTGTTTCCTCGTGCCCGTGGACGTGCCCGCCACCGGCGAGATTTACCCGAGCGGACCCGACCTGCCCTATCTGGCGCTCTGCCTGACGCTGGACCCGAACGTCATCGCCACACTGCTCGCGGACGAGATCAAAACTGCGGCGCAACCCACCGCGAATCGCTTCGCTGCGGTCGCCGCACCGGCCGAAATGCTGGATGCGTGGCTGCGCATGATGCGGCTGATGGATCGGCCGAACGAAGCCGCTGTGCTGGCGCCGATGATCGAGCGAGAGATTCTGTTTCGCGTCTTGCAAGGACCGCTGGGGCCAATGCTGCGTGAGATCGCGCGCCCGGACGGACGCCTGGCGCAGATCCGCCGCGCCACTCTATGGATCGGCGACCACTACACCGAACCCTTTCGCGTGGAACCGCTGGCGACGATGAGCGACATGAGCGTCGCGGCGTTCTATCGGCATTTCAAAACCATCACTGGCATGACGCCCATCCAGTATCAAAAGCGTCTGCGCCTGCTCAGGGCGCGCTGGTTGCTGCTGTTCGAGCCCCGCGACGCCGCTTCCATCGCGTTCACCGTGGGCTATGAAAGCGCATCGCAATTCAGCCGTGAATACGCGCGCCTGTTCGGGATGCCGCCGGCGCGGGATGCGGCCAGGTTCAAGGTGCCCGTAGCGTCCTAA
- a CDS encoding saccharopine dehydrogenase family protein: protein MKTLMIYGATGYTGRMAAEHAKAQGLNVVIAGRNAERLASLAAQLDVPYRVFTADAHASQALDGISVLLNFAGPFAKTAEALMQACIQAGVDYLDITAEINVYRLAERLGARAAEAGVMLLPGVGWDVVPTDCLAMHVARRVQNPQALRVALQVAGSMSRGSAMSVSEIIGAGLLARIDGQLVATPDAQPQHFDFGDGPALCAPLSFGDLVTGWHSTGIANIAMFVHISGDAFPEGDLSLLPDGPSTEQREAHRARAVAEVTGADGSVARSVIETVNGYSYTPLAAVEAARRVLAGERRAGFETPARVFGMGFAETIAGTTITDY from the coding sequence ATGAAAACACTGATGATCTACGGCGCGACGGGCTACACCGGTCGCATGGCTGCCGAGCACGCCAAGGCACAGGGATTGAATGTTGTCATCGCAGGGCGCAATGCCGAAAGACTGGCATCCCTCGCCGCACAGCTCGACGTTCCCTACCGCGTCTTCACCGCCGATGCCCACGCTTCGCAAGCCCTGGACGGCATCAGCGTGCTGTTGAATTTCGCCGGGCCTTTCGCCAAGACCGCAGAGGCGCTAATGCAGGCCTGTATCCAGGCCGGGGTCGATTACCTCGACATCACGGCCGAGATCAATGTCTATCGACTGGCCGAACGACTGGGCGCGCGAGCCGCCGAAGCGGGTGTCATGTTGCTGCCCGGCGTTGGCTGGGACGTGGTGCCGACCGATTGCCTGGCGATGCATGTCGCGCGCCGCGTGCAAAACCCGCAAGCACTGAGGGTGGCGCTGCAGGTCGCGGGCTCCATGTCTCGGGGATCAGCCATGAGTGTCAGCGAAATCATTGGCGCGGGCCTTCTCGCGCGGATTGACGGACAACTGGTGGCCACACCGGATGCGCAGCCCCAACACTTCGATTTCGGTGACGGCCCGGCACTCTGCGCGCCGCTGTCCTTTGGTGACCTGGTCACTGGCTGGCATTCCACCGGCATCGCCAATATCGCGATGTTCGTGCACATCAGCGGCGATGCGTTTCCCGAGGGAGACTTGTCACTGCTGCCCGACGGCCCAAGCACCGAGCAGCGTGAAGCTCATCGCGCCCGGGCAGTGGCTGAAGTCACCGGCGCTGACGGCAGTGTCGCGCGCTCGGTGATCGAGACCGTCAATGGCTACAGCTACACGCCGTTGGCTGCCGTGGAAGCGGCGCGCCGGGTATTGGCCGGTGAACGGCGAGCCGGGTTTGAAACCCCTGCGCGCGTATTCGGAATGGGTTTCGCCGAGACAATCGCCGGGACGACCATCACCGATTATTAG
- a CDS encoding VOC family protein, which produces MLDHIFISVSDIDRSIRFYTAALTPLGITARLDYDGKDGPPGHPDLKGFGANGRVFFWLREGVVEGRAVHVGFVANSQAEVRAAYTAAMENGAVDNGAPGARLHYDPNYYAGNVLDPDGYSLEFVYKKWQHTQ; this is translated from the coding sequence ATGCTTGACCATATCTTTATCTCGGTCAGTGACATTGATCGCTCCATTCGTTTCTACACCGCAGCACTGACGCCGCTCGGCATTACGGCGCGGCTCGATTACGACGGCAAGGACGGACCTCCCGGCCACCCGGACCTCAAGGGGTTCGGCGCCAATGGGCGAGTGTTCTTCTGGCTGCGCGAGGGCGTGGTGGAAGGGCGTGCCGTGCATGTCGGCTTCGTGGCGAACAGTCAGGCCGAGGTCCGCGCCGCTTACACCGCAGCCATGGAAAACGGTGCTGTCGACAATGGTGCGCCTGGCGCGCGCCTGCATTACGACCCGAACTACTACGCCGGCAATGTCCTTGACCCGGACGGTTACAGCCTCGAATTCGTCTACAAAAAATGGCAGCACACCCAATGA
- a CDS encoding SDR family NAD(P)-dependent oxidoreductase, translated as MSVIVITGGSRGIGASTAELCAERGMGVILTYKNNADSADAVVRRIHASGGKAVALKLDVAEVSGFSRFREAVQQALQATWGVATLGGLVNNAGHGLFNPLESVTEAQFDGLLNVHLKGPFFLTQALLPLMEEGASIVNLTSATTRVATAGVAPYAAFKGGLDVLTRYMAKEFGPRRIRANAVSPGAIRTELGGGLNDEFEALLASQTALGRVGEPQDVARVIAMLLSEEGRWINAQTIEVSGGYII; from the coding sequence ATGAGCGTAATCGTTATCACCGGAGGCAGCCGGGGCATCGGCGCCAGCACCGCCGAACTGTGTGCCGAGCGCGGCATGGGCGTGATCCTGACCTACAAAAACAATGCTGATTCAGCCGACGCCGTCGTTCGGCGTATCCATGCGTCGGGCGGCAAGGCTGTCGCGCTGAAACTGGACGTCGCGGAGGTCAGCGGTTTCTCGCGTTTCCGAGAGGCCGTGCAACAAGCCTTGCAGGCTACCTGGGGCGTGGCGACGCTCGGCGGTCTGGTGAACAACGCCGGGCATGGCTTGTTCAATCCCCTCGAATCGGTCACCGAGGCGCAGTTTGACGGCTTGTTGAATGTACACCTCAAAGGCCCGTTTTTCCTGACCCAGGCTTTGCTGCCGCTGATGGAAGAGGGCGCCAGCATCGTCAATCTCACCAGCGCCACGACCCGCGTGGCCACGGCCGGCGTCGCACCGTATGCGGCGTTCAAGGGCGGGCTCGACGTGTTGACTCGCTACATGGCCAAGGAATTCGGCCCTCGGCGCATCCGTGCCAACGCCGTGTCGCCGGGCGCGATCCGCACCGAACTGGGCGGCGGATTGAATGATGAGTTCGAGGCGCTGCTCGCCTCGCAAACTGCCCTCGGCCGGGTGGGCGAACCACAGGACGTCGCTCGCGTTATCGCCATGTTGTTGTCCGAAGAAGGACGCTGGATCAATGCCCAGACGATTGAAGTCTCGGGCGGCTACATCATCTGA
- a CDS encoding AraC family transcriptional regulator: protein MTNPLNELRALASRAENRRTETGIPRVAMVQGAIPEHMLAAVYDPMINLILQGSKSMTVGDRTLRYDPATYFVMSIELPAVGTVHPAATGEPYLAVSLTLDPTVLSTLLADVPMPARRYEHDAGFSVAAVTPELMDAWLRMLRLMDHPESIAALAPAYEREILYRVLQGSHGWMLREIAAPDTAMARVSLAIQWIRRDFAEPIRVEALAQKAAMSVSAFHRHFKAVTTLSPLQYQKRVRLLQARSLMVASAKSVTSAAFEVGYESATQFSRDYARIFGLPPARDAARIVGETKGLIDSSAFN, encoded by the coding sequence ATGACAAACCCACTGAATGAACTTCGCGCCCTGGCTTCCCGGGCCGAAAACCGCCGCACGGAGACGGGCATCCCGCGCGTCGCCATGGTCCAGGGCGCCATCCCGGAGCATATGCTGGCCGCGGTTTACGACCCGATGATCAATCTGATCCTGCAGGGCAGTAAATCCATGACCGTCGGCGATCGCACGCTGCGCTACGACCCGGCGACGTACTTTGTCATGTCCATCGAGTTGCCGGCGGTGGGCACCGTGCACCCGGCCGCCACGGGCGAACCCTATCTGGCGGTCAGCCTGACGCTGGACCCGACGGTGCTTTCAACGTTGCTGGCAGACGTGCCTATGCCGGCCAGACGCTACGAACACGACGCCGGATTTTCCGTGGCTGCTGTCACGCCGGAACTGATGGACGCCTGGCTGCGCATGCTGCGATTGATGGACCATCCTGAATCCATTGCGGCCCTGGCGCCCGCCTATGAACGGGAAATCCTCTACCGCGTGTTGCAAGGCTCGCATGGCTGGATGCTGCGTGAAATTGCGGCGCCGGACACTGCCATGGCTCGGGTCAGCCTGGCGATTCAGTGGATCCGCCGCGACTTCGCCGAACCGATCCGGGTTGAAGCCCTCGCCCAGAAAGCGGCAATGAGCGTGTCCGCGTTCCACCGGCACTTCAAAGCCGTCACCACGTTGAGCCCGTTGCAATATCAGAAACGGGTTCGACTGCTGCAGGCCCGATCGCTGATGGTGGCCAGCGCCAAAAGTGTGACCAGCGCGGCGTTCGAGGTCGGCTATGAAAGCGCGACCCAGTTCAGCCGTGACTACGCGCGGATCTTTGGCCTGCCGCCGGCACGGGACGCCGCGAGGATCGTCGGCGAAACCAAAGGTCTGATTGATTCATCGGCCTTCAACTAA
- a CDS encoding agmatine deiminase family protein yields MSTRREFIKQVSVVASLGAAVSMGLTPSLLHAATTGVWRMPDEGDKHERAFIAFGAQDAIWEDFTTDVQAAIGLIARTIARYEPVTVFCRQRERDLAEEHCGTTNITYVTTELDDIWMRDIGANFVVDGQGELGAVDFNFNGWGNKQQHRKDAKLAALVARNAEADYLRSELVGEGGAIEVDGHGTGIMTESSWINSNRNRDWSKAEVEQELKTRLGLRKIIWLPGIKGKDITDAHVDFYARFIKPGVVIANLDNDPASYDYKVTRAHLQILQNATDADGRKLQVHTVSPPLKPRQSKFNRNNPDFAAGYINYFVINGAIIAPEFGDKAADAKAFELLSGLYPDREVVQLNIDAVSAGGGGIHCVTSHQPFV; encoded by the coding sequence ATGTCGACGCGTCGTGAGTTCATCAAACAGGTTTCGGTGGTTGCCAGCCTCGGCGCTGCTGTGTCCATGGGCCTGACGCCATCGCTCTTGCACGCGGCCACCACGGGTGTTTGGCGCATGCCGGACGAGGGCGATAAACATGAGCGGGCCTTCATCGCGTTTGGCGCTCAGGACGCAATCTGGGAGGATTTCACCACCGACGTGCAAGCAGCCATCGGCTTGATCGCGCGCACCATCGCCCGTTATGAACCGGTGACCGTGTTCTGTCGCCAGCGCGAACGGGATCTGGCTGAAGAGCACTGCGGCACCACCAACATCACCTACGTGACCACTGAACTCGATGACATCTGGATGCGCGACATCGGTGCCAACTTTGTGGTCGATGGGCAAGGCGAGTTGGGCGCCGTGGACTTTAACTTCAACGGCTGGGGCAACAAACAGCAGCATCGCAAGGACGCAAAACTGGCAGCTCTGGTCGCGCGCAACGCCGAAGCCGATTATCTGCGCAGCGAACTGGTGGGCGAGGGCGGTGCGATCGAAGTGGACGGTCACGGCACCGGGATCATGACCGAAAGCAGCTGGATCAACAGCAACCGCAATCGCGACTGGAGCAAGGCCGAGGTCGAGCAAGAACTGAAGACGCGCCTGGGTTTGCGCAAAATCATCTGGCTGCCGGGGATCAAAGGCAAGGACATCACCGACGCCCACGTCGATTTCTATGCGCGCTTCATCAAGCCGGGCGTGGTGATCGCCAACCTCGACAACGATCCCGCGTCATACGATTACAAGGTCACCCGAGCGCATCTGCAAATTCTGCAAAACGCCACGGACGCCGATGGTCGCAAGCTCCAGGTGCATACCGTGTCGCCACCGCTCAAGCCGCGCCAAAGCAAGTTCAACCGCAACAACCCGGACTTTGCGGCTGGCTACATCAATTACTTTGTGATCAACGGGGCGATCATTGCGCCCGAGTTTGGTGACAAAGCGGCGGATGCCAAGGCTTTTGAGCTGTTGTCCGGGCTCTATCCGGACCGCGAAGTGGTGCAGCTCAATATCGATGCTGTGTCTGCCGGAGGTGGTGGAATTCACTGCGTAACCAGCCATCAACCGTTCGTCTAG
- a CDS encoding extracellular solute-binding protein — translation MRIANQLLLAALTLACATPSLHAEEKTLRLYNWADYFAEDTLSKFTAETGIKVIYDVMDGSETLEAKMLAGGSGYDLIFPGDTVSERLMRAGSLLPLDQSKLTAVGDIEPGLQKLRTHYEYSGKATVPYTWGTIGLTYNAEQIKQRLADAPVNSLDMLFKPELAAKFADCGISMIDSPDEVLAVVLNYLGRDPRSAKPQDLAAASELLMKLRPYIRKFQSQPVTDLVNGNLCLSLGYSGDMTQAQRTSDSAGKTTSFQYRIPREGTTVWMDTMAIPVDAKHPEYAYAFINFVMRPENMAAISNFTGYPTSNAKARPSVDAAMRNNPDIYLDEATYARLITGKDIPQSDMRARMRTWTKFKTATAK, via the coding sequence ATGCGCATTGCCAACCAACTGTTGCTCGCAGCCCTGACGCTGGCGTGTGCTACGCCGTCGCTGCATGCCGAAGAGAAAACCCTGCGGCTGTACAACTGGGCCGATTATTTTGCTGAAGACACCCTGAGCAAATTCACCGCCGAAACCGGGATCAAGGTGATCTACGACGTCATGGATGGCAGCGAAACCCTGGAAGCGAAAATGCTCGCCGGCGGCAGCGGTTATGACCTGATCTTCCCCGGAGATACGGTGTCCGAGCGCCTGATGCGTGCCGGCAGTTTGCTGCCGCTGGATCAATCCAAACTCACCGCTGTGGGCGACATCGAACCCGGCTTGCAGAAACTGCGCACCCATTACGAGTACTCGGGCAAAGCCACCGTGCCCTATACCTGGGGCACCATCGGCCTGACCTACAACGCCGAGCAGATCAAACAGCGTCTGGCGGATGCGCCGGTCAACAGCCTCGACATGCTGTTCAAACCGGAACTGGCGGCCAAATTTGCCGACTGCGGCATCTCGATGATCGACTCGCCCGACGAGGTGCTGGCGGTGGTGCTCAATTACCTTGGTCGCGATCCGCGCAGCGCCAAGCCGCAAGACCTGGCCGCAGCAAGTGAGCTGCTGATGAAATTGCGCCCGTACATTCGCAAGTTCCAGTCGCAACCGGTTACCGATCTGGTGAACGGCAACCTGTGCCTGTCCCTCGGCTATAGCGGCGACATGACCCAGGCGCAACGCACCTCCGACAGCGCCGGCAAGACCACTTCATTCCAGTACCGCATTCCTCGCGAAGGCACCACGGTGTGGATGGACACCATGGCGATTCCGGTGGATGCCAAACATCCTGAGTACGCCTATGCGTTCATCAACTTCGTCATGCGCCCGGAGAACATGGCTGCCATCAGTAACTTCACCGGCTACCCGACTTCCAATGCCAAGGCACGCCCGAGCGTCGATGCCGCGATGCGCAACAACCCGGATATTTACCTCGACGAGGCCACCTATGCGCGGCTGATTACCGGCAAGGACATTCCCCAATCCGATATGCGCGCGCGGATGCGCACCTGGACCAAGTTCAAAACGGCCACCGCAAAATGA
- the aguB gene encoding N-carbamoylputrescine amidase → MTLLTIATTQMPCTWDLQHNLDQAEQLVRDAAAKGAQVILLQELFATPYFCIEQSHKHLALAEEYRDSHVLKRFAALAKELGVVLPLSWFEKAGNAYFNSLCVADADGRLLGVYRKTHIPNAIGYQEKEYFSPGDTGFRVWDTAFGRIGVGICWDQWFPETARCLALMGAEVLLFPTAIGSEPGCAALDSRDHWQMTMRGHAAANLLPVVASNRVGRETATTDPTLQMSFYGSSFICNHKGKLLAEADRDGTGVLVHSLDLSLMREERLSWGIYRDRRPDMYGALLSQDGRHLHSRWATQGV, encoded by the coding sequence ATGACCCTGTTGACGATTGCGACCACCCAGATGCCGTGCACCTGGGACCTGCAACACAACCTCGATCAGGCCGAGCAATTGGTGCGTGACGCGGCAGCCAAAGGCGCCCAGGTCATCCTGTTGCAGGAGCTGTTTGCCACGCCGTATTTCTGCATCGAGCAAAGCCACAAGCATCTGGCGCTGGCCGAAGAATACCGGGACAGCCACGTACTCAAGCGCTTTGCCGCGTTGGCCAAGGAACTGGGTGTTGTGCTGCCGCTGAGTTGGTTTGAGAAGGCCGGCAATGCCTACTTCAATTCCCTGTGCGTGGCCGATGCCGACGGGCGCTTGCTGGGGGTGTATCGCAAGACCCACATCCCCAACGCCATCGGTTACCAGGAGAAGGAATACTTCAGCCCCGGCGATACCGGTTTCCGCGTCTGGGACACCGCGTTCGGCCGCATCGGCGTGGGCATCTGCTGGGATCAGTGGTTCCCCGAAACCGCACGCTGCCTGGCATTGATGGGCGCCGAGGTTTTGCTGTTTCCCACGGCCATCGGCTCCGAACCGGGCTGCGCTGCGCTGGATTCCCGCGATCACTGGCAGATGACCATGCGCGGGCATGCGGCGGCCAATCTGCTGCCGGTGGTGGCGTCGAATCGCGTTGGCCGCGAAACGGCGACTACCGATCCGACCTTGCAGATGAGCTTCTATGGCTCGTCATTTATCTGCAATCACAAGGGCAAGTTGCTCGCCGAGGCCGACCGCGACGGCACCGGCGTGCTGGTGCACAGCCTGGACTTGTCGCTGATGCGCGAAGAGCGCCTGAGTTGGGGCATCTACCGCGACCGCCGCCCGGACATGTACGGCGCGCTGTTGAGCCAGGACGGTCGTCATCTCCATTCTCGCTGGGCCACTCAAGGGGTTTGA
- a CDS encoding agmatine deiminase family protein: MQQENNQGNGWMMPAEWVKHAATWMVWPHNQALWESGWRVTLSEVQEDFARVANAIARFEPVKMVVDPSAIASAKALCGPNIELIPLPVNDSWCRDSGPSFVCHPQHGLAGVSWRFNAWGGKSAHDLDEGLARRALNHLGVPCFGTPLSNEGGAIHVDGEGTLITTESVLLNANRNPDTSKAEMEEIFTRLLGVKKTIWLPGDPDYVTGDMTDGHVDGVCAFARPGVLLVDATHDKQSVYAEVARENRRALELATDAQGRKFELIELYEATDAVDTEAEVFCASYTNFYIANGAIIMPAYGIDADHAAAEVLAQAFPGREVVPVRINHLAHGGGGVHCITQQQPAWPMEG; encoded by the coding sequence ATGCAGCAAGAAAATAATCAAGGCAATGGCTGGATGATGCCGGCAGAGTGGGTGAAGCACGCTGCGACCTGGATGGTCTGGCCGCATAACCAGGCACTCTGGGAATCGGGTTGGCGCGTGACCTTGTCGGAGGTGCAAGAGGATTTCGCTCGCGTGGCCAATGCGATTGCCCGTTTCGAACCGGTGAAAATGGTCGTCGATCCTTCGGCTATCGCCAGTGCCAAAGCGCTGTGCGGGCCCAACATCGAATTGATTCCGTTGCCGGTGAATGACAGTTGGTGCCGCGACTCCGGCCCGAGCTTCGTCTGCCATCCGCAACACGGACTGGCCGGCGTGAGTTGGCGCTTCAATGCGTGGGGCGGCAAGTCGGCCCACGACCTGGATGAAGGTCTGGCGCGCCGTGCACTCAATCACCTCGGCGTGCCGTGCTTCGGCACACCGTTGAGCAACGAAGGCGGGGCGATTCATGTCGACGGCGAAGGCACGCTGATCACCACCGAGTCGGTGTTGCTCAACGCCAATCGCAACCCGGACACCAGCAAAGCCGAGATGGAGGAAATCTTCACCCGCTTGCTGGGCGTGAAGAAAACCATCTGGCTGCCGGGCGATCCGGATTACGTGACTGGCGACATGACTGACGGCCACGTCGATGGCGTCTGCGCCTTCGCTCGCCCCGGTGTGTTGCTGGTGGACGCGACCCACGACAAGCAGTCGGTGTACGCCGAAGTCGCTCGCGAAAACCGCCGTGCACTCGAACTGGCCACCGATGCCCAGGGGCGCAAATTCGAGCTGATCGAGTTGTACGAAGCCACCGATGCTGTGGACACCGAAGCCGAAGTGTTCTGTGCGTCCTACACCAACTTCTACATCGCCAACGGCGCGATCATCATGCCGGCCTACGGTATCGACGCCGACCACGCGGCGGCCGAAGTGTTGGCCCAAGCGTTCCCGGGCCGCGAAGTGGTGCCGGTGCGGATCAATCATCTGGCCCATGGCGGCGGCGGGGTGCATTGCATCACCCAGCAGCAGCCAGCCTGGCCGATGGAGGGTTGA